The genomic segment CCCAGTGACTTGCCGAAAGAATCGGAGGCCTCCACAATCCGCGCTTCAATCAATACTTGGCGTACAGCAATGTCAATCTTAGAGATCAGTTGCTGCACTTGCTCCAACTTGCTGGGAATATCGGTAACAAACAACTGGTTAGTGCGATTCTCCGAAATCACGCTGCCGCGGGAAGAAAGTATCCGCGTCGCGGTCACGCCTTGCCCGGCACCGGAACTTGAGGCGATCAAACCCGCTGCGATGTCAGACGCTTTGCCGTAGTTGATCTGAAAAGCTTGGGTGCGCAAGGGCTCCAAGTTCTGCACAGCAACTACGGTCTCAAGATCGAGCTTTTCTTTGGCTGCGATTTCATCTTTCGGAGCAACCCACAAGACGTTTCCGGTCTTGCGCATGCCCAAACCCTTCGCCTGCAGGATAATGTCCAGAGCCTGATCCCAGGGGACATCTTGCAAACGGAGCGTGACTGAGCCGGCTACCGAATCAGAGGTCACGATGTTGAAATTGGTGAAGTCGGCTATCACTTGCAACAACGAACGCACTTCGATACTCTGGAAGTTCAGAGACAGCTTTTGTCCGTTGTAGCCGGGGCCTTGCGTCAACTTTTTTGGGTCGACCTTGATCTCTTTGACTTCAACCACAAATTGCTCATCACTTTGATACGCACTGTGCTCCCACTGACCTTGAGGCTCAATCACCATGCGCACACGGTCCCCAGATTGGGTAGTGGTGACGGATTTCACTGGCGTTCCGAAATCGGCCACATCCAGCTTGCGTCGCAAGCCTTCTGGCAGACTGGACTTCATGAACTCAACAACCAGACCTTGCCCCTGTTGACGGATGTCCACACCCACTTGGCTATTGGGCAAGGTAACGATCACACGACCCGCACCATCAGCCCCCCGGCGGAAATCCACGTCTTTCAGTGGTGCAGCCACTCGCGCGATCGGCTCAGCGAAAGCGCTGACAGGTTTCGTATTGGCCACCTCCGCAGCACCCAAGGACACAATCAAAGACTTCCCTAGAATTTCAGCCTTGTAAGCGGCGGCTTGCTTCAGGTTCAGCACCACACGGGTACGTTCACCCGCCTGAACCACGCTGACGGAACGCAAGTTACCTTGGTTGATCTCGACCGTTGATCGACCCATGGCATTTGCGACACCGGGAAAATCGAGAGCAATGCGCGCTGGCGACTGAATAGCAAAGCCTGTAGGTAACGCGGTAAGCGCCTCGCTCAAATCAATGCGGACGACCTCGTTCCCGCCCTGCAGAGACCCCGACACGGACTCGATGGCTCCTTGCGCGAACGCAAACTGTCCGACCAGCAGAGACAGGGTAAAAGCAATTTTTTTAAACATGCGCATTCCAAGTAAATCGTTCGGACATCTCATCTCGCCTTCTCTTGCAGCTCAAGTGTTGCGACGCGCTCAATCCACTCGCCCGCAGCGTCTTGGACGATCTCACGCAAGGTCACTTGGGTTTCTGTGATTTTGGTGACTTTCCCGTAGTTTTGACCCAAATAGTTTCCAGACCGTACTTGATACAGCAGGTTATCCACACGGACCAAGGCCACAGGCTGACCAGATTTCGACAGATTGCCAACCAACGACATCGAATCCAATGGAAAGGCCTCCAATGGTTCTTTCCGTCTTGCCAGCTCAGGAGCCACCAAGGCGCCATTGGTCACCGCCTGCGAAGACTCGCGCTTCAGTGCTTGTGTCAAATTCACGCTACTAAATGGCTCTCTGGCTGAGGTATTGGCGTACTTCTCCGGAACAAACTGCTTCGGAGCGGGGATAGGTGCAACTCTAGGTCGCGTTAGGTTACGCTCCTCAACAATCCAAGTCCGGAGATCATCCTCTCCGCTGGAGCCGCACGCGCCCAACAGTAAGCCAAGCGCTACTACGGCGGCGATGCGCAAGAACGTCATTTCTTAGCTCCCGCCGAAGCGCGCTGTGCCAGGACCTCATCAGGGTCGAGATACCTGAATGTCTTAGCGGTGGCGTCAAGGGTCAAGGCCCCATCCGTACGGGGCGAAAGCGACAAATTATTCAGCGTCACGATGCGCGACAGATTGGCGATGTCAGAGGCGAAACTGCCGATGTCATGGAAATTCCCAGTGACTTTGATCGTGATTGGCAACTCTGCGTAATACTCTTTGACCGTAATCTGCCCCGGCCTGAAGAGTTCAAACTGCAGACTCCGGCCCAAACCGGCTTGGTTGATGTCTGATAGCAAAGCATCCATTTCCGCCTTGCTGGGCAATTGCTTTTCAAGCTGTGTGACATATTGCAAAACCTGCTCGCGCTGCTTACGGAGCACTTCAAGATTAACCGCTTTGGTCAGCTTCTTTTTATAGTCTTCACGGAGGACGATTTCTTTTTCCTGCTCCGCTTGCAGGGTCTCTTGCGATCCGGACAGCCATAAAAACCACAAAAGGCCCACCACAATGCCGGCTGTCGCAATCAATAACAAGTAACGAGGAATAGAAGGCCAGAGCGATGGATCCTTCGGATCCAATTCACGAAATTGCGACGTCAGCTTTTCTTGTAAGTCTGTGAAATTTACCGAGAGATTTAAATTTTTAGCCATACTTACTCTCATCAAAGCTTGGGCGCGGGCTTCGAGGCCACGGATATCGGGGCACTTGCGCTGGAAGCAGACATTTCAGCCTGTTTTACGGCAAGCTGCTCAGTCTCG from the Rhodoferax potami genome contains:
- the pilQ gene encoding type IV pilus secretin PilQ, with translation MFKKIAFTLSLLVGQFAFAQGAIESVSGSLQGGNEVVRIDLSEALTALPTGFAIQSPARIALDFPGVANAMGRSTVEINQGNLRSVSVVQAGERTRVVLNLKQAAAYKAEILGKSLIVSLGAAEVANTKPVSAFAEPIARVAAPLKDVDFRRGADGAGRVIVTLPNSQVGVDIRQQGQGLVVEFMKSSLPEGLRRKLDVADFGTPVKSVTTTQSGDRVRMVIEPQGQWEHSAYQSDEQFVVEVKEIKVDPKKLTQGPGYNGQKLSLNFQSIEVRSLLQVIADFTNFNIVTSDSVAGSVTLRLQDVPWDQALDIILQAKGLGMRKTGNVLWVAPKDEIAAKEKLDLETVVAVQNLEPLRTQAFQINYGKASDIAAGLIASSSGAGQGVTATRILSSRGSVISENRTNQLFVTDIPSKLEQVQQLISKIDIAVRQVLIEARIVEASDSFGKSLGVKLGGGGAAGASGDKPGISLGSSYVAGSAATTSGNFVNLPSTGALGSSSPGQFAVSIFGAGADRFLNLEISALEAEGKGKVVSSPRVVTADQIRALIEQGTELPYQVASSSGATSIAFRKANLKLEVLPQITPEGNIILTLDVTKDTVGQSTPAGFAIDTKHVQTQVLVENGGTVVIGGIFTESSTDTETKVPFFGDLPGLGILFRNKAKEIQKREMLVFITPKVIADKVVGR
- a CDS encoding pilus assembly protein PilP produces the protein MTFLRIAAVVALGLLLGACGSSGEDDLRTWIVEERNLTRPRVAPIPAPKQFVPEKYANTSAREPFSSVNLTQALKRESSQAVTNGALVAPELARRKEPLEAFPLDSMSLVGNLSKSGQPVALVRVDNLLYQVRSGNYLGQNYGKVTKITETQVTLREIVQDAAGEWIERVATLELQEKAR
- a CDS encoding type 4a pilus biogenesis protein PilO is translated as MAKNLNLSVNFTDLQEKLTSQFRELDPKDPSLWPSIPRYLLLIATAGIVVGLLWFLWLSGSQETLQAEQEKEIVLREDYKKKLTKAVNLEVLRKQREQVLQYVTQLEKQLPSKAEMDALLSDINQAGLGRSLQFELFRPGQITVKEYYAELPITIKVTGNFHDIGSFASDIANLSRIVTLNNLSLSPRTDGALTLDATAKTFRYLDPDEVLAQRASAGAKK